In a genomic window of Nodosilinea sp. E11:
- a CDS encoding phytanoyl-CoA dioxygenase family protein: MDYQPTQLSPAQIQQFQNDGFLILENFLPPNFAERLASRLEPMFHGEFETGIFPDEWHWRPRMSLPDITREICNGWKSDRTIASLVLSSEIGRLSATLAGWEGARIGQDSLWMKPPGAQAIAMHQDGVYIDYLNPAEMMTCWVALDRATAADGTLVYAKGSHQWPISSVEGEFHAPTKDYRWAMLQAAENAGVPEPELVVVDVPAGGCAFHHGRTWHGLGPTTRTEGMFRSIGLHTLPASAQFHPTNPQGYIYGRYKRVGHTEMDESFFPILWRSDGYRSPHLAEYCEDPLGAEMAIA; this comes from the coding sequence ATGGACTATCAACCCACTCAGCTCTCCCCCGCGCAGATTCAGCAGTTTCAAAACGACGGCTTTTTGATTCTGGAAAATTTTCTGCCGCCCAATTTTGCCGAACGCCTAGCCAGCCGTCTGGAACCCATGTTTCACGGCGAGTTTGAGACCGGCATTTTTCCGGACGAGTGGCACTGGCGACCGCGTATGAGTCTGCCCGACATCACCCGCGAAATCTGCAATGGCTGGAAGAGCGATCGCACCATCGCCAGCCTGGTGCTCTCGTCAGAAATCGGTCGGCTCAGCGCCACGCTAGCGGGGTGGGAGGGTGCCCGCATTGGTCAAGACAGCCTGTGGATGAAGCCCCCCGGTGCCCAGGCGATCGCCATGCACCAAGACGGCGTCTACATCGACTATCTCAATCCTGCCGAGATGATGACTTGCTGGGTCGCCCTCGATCGCGCCACCGCCGCCGACGGCACCCTGGTCTATGCTAAAGGCTCCCACCAGTGGCCGATTTCCAGCGTTGAGGGCGAGTTCCACGCCCCCACCAAAGACTACCGCTGGGCGATGCTGCAAGCGGCTGAAAATGCTGGCGTGCCCGAACCTGAGCTGGTGGTGGTCGATGTGCCCGCTGGGGGCTGCGCCTTTCACCACGGGCGCACCTGGCACGGCCTCGGCCCCACCACCCGCACCGAGGGCATGTTCCGCAGCATTGGCCTGCACACCCTCCCCGCCAGTGCCCAGTTTCACCCCACCAACCCCCAGGGTTACATCTACGGGCGCTACAAGCGGGTAGGCCATACCGAAATGGATGAGAGCTTTTTCCCGATTCTGTGGCGCAGCGACGGCTACCGCAGCCCGCACTTAGCCGAGTATTGCGAAGACCCGTTGGGGGCCGAGATGGCGATCGCCTAG
- a CDS encoding ABC transporter substrate-binding protein: MCPSLPTTESLTSLTVEPGVLHIATSDFDARPMSFITANGQRTGYEPELARAVCAQLGLTPVWHNLPMFEFYTCFATGKYDAVWFNQAITPERQQLVNFTEPYGLFDEAVLVKKGSGIASVGDLAGKRVGGLADSTNIALVEGFPGATAVPYPGSDQVLPEMLAALRAGEIDALIDDELVLVAAAEDDASLEIGLTLPTRVPFAIATPKANPTLRAALNAAIAATLADGTLGELWAEWIPWKPFPFE, translated from the coding sequence ATGTGTCCCTCGTTACCCACCACCGAATCTTTGACTAGCCTCACCGTTGAGCCGGGCGTTTTGCATATTGCCACCAGTGACTTCGATGCCCGCCCCATGAGCTTTATCACCGCCAACGGGCAGCGCACTGGCTACGAGCCCGAGTTAGCGCGCGCGGTTTGCGCCCAGCTGGGCCTTACCCCTGTGTGGCACAACTTGCCGATGTTCGAGTTTTATACTTGCTTTGCCACGGGCAAGTACGATGCGGTGTGGTTTAACCAGGCAATTACGCCAGAACGCCAGCAGCTGGTCAACTTTACCGAGCCCTACGGTTTGTTTGACGAGGCCGTGCTGGTCAAAAAAGGTAGCGGCATTGCCTCAGTGGGTGACCTGGCAGGCAAGCGGGTGGGTGGTTTGGCCGACAGTACCAACATTGCCCTAGTTGAGGGTTTTCCGGGGGCGACAGCGGTGCCCTACCCCGGCAGCGACCAGGTGCTACCCGAAATGCTAGCGGCACTGCGGGCGGGAGAGATCGACGCGCTGATTGATGACGAACTGGTGCTGGTGGCCGCCGCCGAAGACGATGCATCCCTAGAGATTGGGCTGACGCTACCGACCCGAGTGCCCTTTGCGATCGCCACCCCCAAAGCCAACCCCACCCTGCGGGCAGCGCTCAATGCCGCGATCGCCGCCACCCTGGCCGATGGCACCCTGGGTGAACTCTGGGCTGAATGGATTCCTTGGAAGCCGTTTCCCTTTGAGTAG
- a CDS encoding DUF2267 domain-containing protein — MVDEAVREIPERDPTETEDSRLAIADKDRSFLEYVMVEGGFAEPYDARDFTEVVFRVMRDLMTTESADRVADELHEDVMPTDEKALQMEVTDLWKDTNPLVGFLSRVRPPWQGPGIFKIDSDRFFFRVANEGGLRRDPTHKDAERKRAVKAVFSATKKELSKERIQEIATWLPENGVRELWDQA, encoded by the coding sequence ATGGTAGATGAAGCTGTAAGAGAAATACCAGAACGTGATCCGACTGAAACAGAAGATTCTAGACTGGCGATCGCCGATAAAGATCGCTCTTTTTTGGAATATGTCATGGTTGAAGGAGGGTTCGCTGAGCCCTACGATGCTAGAGACTTTACCGAAGTTGTCTTTCGCGTCATGCGCGACTTAATGACAACCGAGTCAGCCGATCGGGTGGCCGATGAACTGCATGAAGACGTCATGCCAACCGATGAAAAAGCTTTGCAAATGGAAGTCACCGATCTGTGGAAAGACACTAATCCCCTGGTCGGATTTCTGAGCCGGGTGCGCCCGCCTTGGCAAGGCCCAGGCATCTTTAAAATTGACTCCGATCGCTTCTTCTTCCGAGTAGCCAATGAGGGCGGTTTGCGCCGCGATCCTACCCATAAGGATGCCGAGCGCAAGCGGGCAGTAAAAGCCGTGTTCTCAGCAACTAAAAAGGAGCTGTCCAAAGAGCGGATTCAGGAAATTGCTACCTGGCTGCCCGAAAATGGCGTTCGCGAACTCTGGGATCAGGCGTAG
- a CDS encoding helix-turn-helix transcriptional regulator: MGKAGKALKQVLADYSISQFALAGTMDVERNNVYRWANEKRDPTAETVVEIVRALKSMNPEAAEFFVKLYLGDEI, from the coding sequence ATGGGAAAAGCAGGCAAAGCGCTCAAGCAGGTTTTAGCGGATTACAGCATCAGCCAGTTTGCGCTGGCGGGGACTATGGATGTAGAGCGCAACAATGTCTACCGCTGGGCAAACGAGAAGCGCGATCCAACCGCTGAAACCGTTGTTGAAATTGTCAGAGCACTAAAATCTATGAACCCTGAAGCGGCTGAATTTTTTGTCAAGCTTTATCTAGGCGACGAAATTTGA
- a CDS encoding REP-associated tyrosine transposase, whose translation MVTFNRRPIFANPENVQRLRCVTATVKAEMPFDVTAAVVLPDHLHLLWTLLPDDGNYSKRVGRLKVLFTRSLRGSDALPQDVCLPRQRQRESDVRQRQFWEHQVRDEADWVGHLKFALQSDEA comes from the coding sequence CTGGTAACATTTAACCGCAGACCGATTTTTGCCAATCCAGAGAATGTGCAACGGTTGCGTTGTGTCACGGCTACCGTAAAAGCCGAAATGCCTTTTGACGTTACAGCGGCGGTGGTTTTGCCCGATCACCTTCATCTTTTGTGGACTCTGCTACCGGATGACGGCAATTACTCGAAGCGGGTGGGGCGGTTGAAGGTGCTATTTACGCGATCGCTACGGGGTAGCGACGCATTACCCCAAGATGTTTGCCTACCGCGACAGCGGCAGCGAGAAAGTGATGTGCGGCAACGACAATTTTGGGAGCACCAGGTCCGCGATGAGGCAGATTGGGTGGGGCACTTGAAATTTGCACTACAATCTGATGAAGCATAG
- a CDS encoding HNH endonuclease, which produces MTKDLTYYAKKFANLRVDKARGTAPHKPILLLTVLDLFEKGLLSRNEIYLSPELTANFLKFWHQFVASDHHSTIALPFFHLTGDKFWHLMPNPGFEAAIQAKVKIRSLPALRSAVKYAYLDGELFALLQNPQSRTELTTILIQAWFTDRGGEIAEAFKYDEFEAVQRSLFDSGGATYNVEDLRDEDRIFVRNAAFRRNVVKLYDQRCAFCKVRVVGWDGVNMVDGAHIQPFSEFRDDRFVNGIALCKNHHWAFDHGWFGIDDNYRILVPWDRFTEEAAAESRGMMTFKGEWIDLPRKERFIPSLEGLRWHRKRWSI; this is translated from the coding sequence TTGACCAAAGATTTGACCTATTATGCCAAGAAGTTTGCCAACCTGCGGGTTGACAAGGCTCGGGGCACGGCTCCCCACAAGCCGATCTTGCTGCTGACGGTGCTAGATCTGTTTGAGAAGGGGTTACTTAGCCGCAATGAGATCTACCTGTCGCCGGAGCTGACGGCAAATTTTCTCAAGTTTTGGCACCAGTTTGTGGCTAGCGATCACCACTCGACTATTGCGCTGCCGTTTTTTCACCTGACGGGGGATAAGTTTTGGCATCTGATGCCGAACCCCGGCTTTGAGGCGGCGATACAGGCGAAGGTGAAGATTCGATCGCTGCCAGCGCTGCGATCGGCGGTGAAGTATGCCTACCTGGATGGGGAACTGTTTGCCCTGCTGCAAAACCCCCAGAGCCGCACGGAGCTAACCACGATTTTGATCCAGGCATGGTTTACAGATCGGGGTGGGGAGATTGCGGAGGCGTTTAAGTATGACGAGTTTGAGGCGGTGCAGCGATCGCTATTTGACTCGGGCGGGGCAACCTACAACGTCGAAGACTTACGGGATGAAGACCGGATCTTTGTCCGTAATGCCGCCTTCCGCCGCAATGTGGTGAAGCTGTATGACCAACGTTGTGCGTTTTGCAAGGTGCGAGTGGTGGGTTGGGATGGGGTGAATATGGTAGATGGGGCACACATTCAACCATTCTCTGAGTTTCGGGATGATCGGTTTGTAAATGGCATCGCCCTCTGCAAAAACCACCACTGGGCTTTCGACCACGGCTGGTTTGGGATCGATGATAATTACCGCATTTTGGTTCCATGGGATCGATTCACGGAGGAGGCTGCGGCAGAGAGCCGAGGAATGATGACATTTAAGGGAGAGTGGATTGATTTACCGAGGAAGGAAAGATTCATCCCAAGCTTAGAGGGGTTGAGGTGGCATCGAAAGAGATGGAGTATTTAG
- a CDS encoding SDR family oxidoreductase, with protein MTNPLQVLVTGATGRTGALVVQKLQQRPAQFTVRGFVRSGQKASDRFGTTVPLYIGDIAQPDTLSPALAGCDALVILTSAIPQMKAPPKPGQRPEFIYPEGGTPEQVDYHGQLNQIAAAKAAGVKHIVLVGSMGGTNEQHPLNRMANGNILIWKRKAEAYLISSGLDYTIIRAGGLQDQPGGQRELIVGKDDTLLAHPPDGIPTSIPRADVADVVVQALLEPAARNKAFDVISKPEGNPGAVVTTDFGALFEQTTPGL; from the coding sequence ATGACCAATCCCCTTCAAGTGCTTGTAACCGGTGCCACTGGGCGCACGGGCGCATTAGTCGTCCAAAAGCTCCAGCAGCGACCCGCGCAGTTCACCGTCCGAGGCTTTGTCCGCTCTGGGCAAAAGGCCAGCGATCGCTTCGGCACCACCGTCCCTCTCTACATCGGCGACATTGCCCAGCCCGATACCCTCTCCCCAGCCCTGGCCGGTTGCGATGCCCTGGTCATTCTCACTAGCGCCATCCCCCAAATGAAAGCCCCACCCAAGCCAGGCCAGCGGCCCGAGTTTATCTACCCCGAGGGCGGCACCCCCGAGCAGGTAGACTACCACGGCCAACTTAACCAAATCGCTGCCGCCAAAGCCGCCGGAGTGAAGCACATCGTCCTTGTCGGCTCCATGGGCGGCACCAACGAGCAGCACCCCCTCAACCGCATGGCCAACGGCAACATCTTGATCTGGAAGCGCAAAGCCGAAGCCTACTTGATTAGCTCCGGCCTCGACTACACCATCATTCGCGCCGGAGGGTTGCAAGATCAGCCCGGCGGCCAGCGAGAGTTAATCGTCGGCAAAGACGATACCCTCCTAGCCCATCCCCCCGACGGCATCCCCACCTCCATTCCCCGCGCCGATGTGGCCGATGTGGTGGTGCAGGCATTGCTAGAACCAGCGGCCCGCAACAAAGCCTTCGATGTGATTTCGAAGCCAGAGGGCAATCCTGGGGCGGTGGTCACCACCGATTTTGGGGCGCTATTCGAGCAGACCACCCCAGGGCTCTAG